A window from Syntrophales bacterium encodes these proteins:
- a CDS encoding transcriptional regulator, producing the protein MAREMKIGIMSRDDFKKYTMAIAGGEIKPGEDQPKVWFDSLESMAQVLSTKNRELLKIIKEEEPNSLRELSDASGRRVSNLSRTLKTMEIYGIVKLEKQNRAAKPSVCVENFQAVFGI; encoded by the coding sequence ATGGCAAGAGAAATGAAAATCGGGATTATGTCACGAGACGATTTCAAAAAATATACAATGGCAATCGCAGGGGGAGAGATCAAACCAGGCGAAGACCAACCCAAGGTTTGGTTTGATTCACTTGAATCAATGGCTCAAGTCCTGAGTACCAAAAACAGGGAACTCCTTAAGATTATTAAAGAGGAGGAACCAAACTCGTTGAGGGAGTTGTCTGATGCCTCAGGAAGAAGGGTGAGCAATCTTTCAAGAACCCTTAAAACGATGGAAATCTATGGGATAGTGAAACTTGAGAAGCAGAACAGAGCAGCAAAACCGAGTGTATGCGTTGAGAACTTCCAAGCAGTTTTTGGTATTTAA